CTCGAGGATTATCGGATCGCTGTGCGTGTTGAGGGACGTCATCTGCCCTTACGCCTCCAATGCATGACTTCGTTGTCCGCCCCTGCAAACCGCAGGGCCGTCTGATGAAAAAGTAAACTGGATCACAGGCGTTGTCGTCAAGTCTTTAACGCAACAGCCCGATAACAAAAATCTCAATTCCGCCGGATTCCGGCGTGCTGGAAGACCAGCGCGGTGGCACCGAGGGCTTCCGCGCGGCCACCCAGGGAGGACATTGTCAGGACAGTTGTCTCGCCGACCACGGGTACCGCGTGCCGGACCAGGCCCCGGCGGATCGGGTCCAGCAGCAGTTCCCCGAGTTCCGCCAGCGGGCCTCCCACCACGATCACTTCGGGATTGATCAGATTGGCCACGTTGCCCAGGGCGCGGCCGGCGGCGAGGCCGGCGTCGTCCACCACCCGCAGGGTCGCGGAGTCCCGGGCGAGGGCCTTGCGGACAATGTCCTCCGGGGTTAACGGCTTGTCCTCGCCGCGGCCCAGGAGCTCGATCATGGTGGTGGTGGAGGCGATGGTTTCCAGGCAGCCGCGGTTCCCGCAGCGGCAGACCAGCCCGTGCTCATGGATGGTCGCATGGCCGATTTCACCGGTGATTCCCACGTTGCCGTAGTAGGGCATCCCGTTCAGGATCAGCCCCGCGCCGATGCCGGAGCCGATCTTGAGGAACATCAGGTTGTTGATGCCCGTGTGCGGACCCCAGGTGACTTCCGACAAGGCTCCCAGGTTGGCGTCGTTGTCCACAAAAACCGGGAGATCCAAGGCTTCCTCGAGGCGCTGCAGGATGTTGATCCCCACCCATTCGGGCAGGATCGCACCCTGCACCACAGTCCCCGTCCGGCGGTCAATGGGGCCGGGGATGCCGACGCCGGCGCCAACCACCGCGCTGCGTTCCACGCCGCTGTCCGCCAGGAGCCGATCCAGGAGTCCGACGGCGGCTTTGATGCCCTCCTCGGCGTGGTGCCCCAAGGGCAGCAGTACCGATTCCTCGGCGATGACGTGGTAGCTCAGGGACGCCAGGACCACCCGCAGGTGCCGGCGGCCGAAGTCGATGCCAACGGCGACGGCGCCGTTGCTGTTGAGCCGGACGTTCAGGGCCCGCCGGCCCGAGCTGGTGATCGGTTCGGTGGAGGCCAGTCCGGCGTCCTGCATGATCTTGACAATATTTGAAACCGTGGCCGTCGACAGGCCGGTTTGCCGCGCGAGTTCGGCCTGGGTGGAGGGGCCGGCGAGCAGGCATTCAATGATCCGCTGCTGGTTCAAATGCCGGAGCGCGGATTGTGATCCCGGGTTTTTGGTTCGGCTCCTCGTTGAGCGAGTTGGTGGTGGCATAAAATGAAGCGTGCCGTATTTGCATCTTGTAGTCAAGAAGTTAACGCATGGCAGCTTGGAGGCCGGGGCGAACGGCTGACCACCGGCCCCGCGCAGTGCCGGTGCCCTGGGCCGGGGGCGAGGGAGGGGGCATTCCGCCCCACTGCTGCACCCTCCGGGCCGAAATGCACCAGGGCGGCAGGGGCGCCGCGTCGCTACGCTGGGAATGCGAGAGTCCGCCGCAGAGGGCGGGCCCCGGACGCTGAGGTGGTAATGGTGCTACTGGCCCTGATGCAGGCGAATGCTGCCGTGCTGGACGTAGAAGCGAATTGCGCTGCGGTGGATGCGGCTGCCGGCGCGGCTGCTGCGGCCGGCGCCGGGCTGCTGCTTACGCCCGAGCTTTTCCCGGTGGGGTATGCGCCCCTCCGGCTGCGGGCGGAGTTCGACCCTGCTGCGCTGCCGGCCATCCGGAACGCCCTCGCAGGGATCGCCCGCAACCACAGCATTGCGCTGGTTTTCAGTCTTCCCGCGGTCACGGCGGCAGGGGAATGGCAGATTACCTCCACCCTCGTCGATGAGAACGGCGAGGAGCTCCTGAGTTACGCCAAGGTGCACCTCTTCGGCCCGGCGGAGAACCAGGCATTTGTCCCGGCCCGGGCACGTCCCCGGGTGGTGGATTTCCGCGGCTTGAAGATCTCGATGGTGATTTGCTACGACGTTGAATTTCCGGAGGCCGTCCGCGCAGCCGCCGCCGCCGGCGCTGAACTGCTGCTGGTGCCGACGGCCCTCGCTGCCGGGTTCGAGTCGGTGCCGCAGCTGCTGGTCAGGGCGCGGGCACTGGAAAACCACGTGACGGTGGCCTACGCCAACCACTCCGGAACCGAGGACGGCTGCGACTTCCTGGGCGGCAGTGTTATTGCGGCACCGGATGGCTCGCTGCTGGCGTCGGCCGGAACCGCGGCCCAGTTGCTGTTCGCGGAACTGCCCGCGCCGGGCAGGGCCGGGCACAGCGTCGACTATCTCGGTGACCGCCGCCCGCAGACCTACCGCTCCTGGGGCAGCTGACCCGGACCGGGCGCTAGGTGACGCCAGGATCGGGGGAGTCAGCCGCCATCATGCCGGCGGGATCGTGAACGTACTGCAAGGCAAACCAGAGCTCCGCCCGGGCTTGGGCGGCGTTGAGGTCGAGGTCCAGGAGCTCGGCGAGGATGCCGATCTGCCGCCGGACGCTGTTGCGGTGCAGGCCCGTCGACTTCGCGGTGGCATCCCAGCTGCCGTTCGCGCCAAGCCACGCGCGGAGGATCCCAATCAGGTTGTCCCGGCGCTCCGGTTCCAGCGCCAGTACGGGGGCCAGCAGCCGGGTGGCCAGGAGGGTCCCCGCCTCCTTGCCGAGCAGCCCTTCCACCGACCACGTCACCTCATCGACCCGGACGCTGGTTCCGGTGGCCTCGACGCGGCCGCGCAGGGACGAGGCCTGACGGAAAGCGTTTGACAGTCCGGACAGTTCGGTCGCGCTCCCGACCACAAGGCGCCAGCCGAGCCGCTCCACACCGGCCAGCACGCCGTCGTCGACCTTCAGCCTGGTAATGGCGGCAAAACCGTCGTCGGTGATCTCCACGAGCTTTGTATCGAACATCCTGCGCCACTCCAGCAGCTCCCGGACGGGACTGTCGCCGGCACGACCGGCCCTGCCGGCCGGGCCGTCCGGGGCCGCGGGGGCAGGCCGGACGCCAAGAACCACACGCAGCTGGCCGGACCGGGTGGAGGAAATGCTCTGCGCCAGGAGGTCCTTGAGCCCGTTGAGCTGGCGGGTGCCTGCCGTCGCCAGGCTTTCCGGGTGCAGCAGCAGCGCCGTCGCGAGCTGGCTCGGGGCCAGCGAACCGCTGGTGCGCTGTCGTACCAGCAGTTCCAGGAGCCCGACGGCGGTGGAGACGACGCTGTTCTGGGCCGGCGTCAGCGGTGCGCCGGTGCCCAGCACCAGCGCGCCCAGATTGGCGTCCCGGGTGCTGCGCAGGGGATAGCCGAAGACCAGCTCAGACCCGGCCGTGCCGAATGAGTCCAGCTCCACCCGCGGGCCGCTGCCGGCCAGCAGCCGCGCCAGCAGCGGCTGCAGCGTTGCCATGTCCGCGGCCGGTGTGGTGCCCGCTCCCGGCGCTCGGGCGGATCCGCGGGCGCGCAGCCGGCCGTCGGACCCCACAAGCGCCGCCCACACGGGCACCTGCTGCACCAGCGCGGCCAGGAGTTCATGTTCCGGCCGCGCCGAAAGCACCGCTCGCATCAGCTGCCTGTTTGTGTCCGCGAGCTGCCGGAACGTGGTGGCGTTGTCCGATTCCAGCAGCTGCGAGAACTCCAGTCCGACCGCGGCGAAGGGAACAGTCTTCGGCACGGCCACAAGGGTCAGGTTGTGCCGCCGGCAGGCCAGGACAACGGCTTCCGGGACGGTGTCGAAATAGGGTTCCAGGCCAAAGCCCAGCGCGCAGACGCGGGCGGCAACCAGCCGCTGCACGTAGGCGTCCGCGAAATCCTCCTGTCCGCCCCCGCCCAGGAACGGAAGGCCGGCGGTGAGCAGGAACTCGCCATCGAGCAGATACGGGGTGGGGTCCGCCAGCTCGCTCGGCTCCACCCAGCGAAGCCGTTCCGAGCCGTTGCCGCCGTCGTAAAGGACTTCCAGCTCCGGCGGCAGCTGCTGCAGGAACCGGTCCAGGGTGACAAAACCCAAGCGCTCGGAGCCGTCAGCAGCCACGGTTGCCATCGGCGCCCCGAATCTGGAACGGTAGTGCATAAAGTCTCATGAATGAATACTCTAGGTCATTTTGCACATCCGTGAGAGCTGGCTCACACGCTTACGCTGGAGCCGGGGAAATTACCACTACTGCAGAACGGACGTCGACGATGACTGTGCCAACCCTTATGGGAGAACGGCCGCCGGCCACAACAGGCCGGCCCCGGCTTGCGGCGCAGCTGCTCCGCCGCAAGCCGATCGGACAGCTCGTCAGCGAAGCGGAAACCGGCCACGGCGGCACGCGGCTGGTCCGCAGCTTCGGTGTGCTGCAACTGACGATGATCAGCGTTGGCGCCACCCTCGGAACCGGCATCCTGGTGATCCTGGGCGAATCCGTCCCGCTGGCCGGCCCGGCCATCTGGATCTCCTTCGCCATCGCCGGCCTCGCCGCGCTGCTCTCCGCCGTCTCCTATGCCGAGATGGCCGGGATGGTCCCCGCGGCGGGATCGAGCTATTCGTACACCTACGCGACCATGGGCGAAGGCATGGCCTGGATCTGTGGCTGGTGCCTGGTGCTCGAATACGCTGTTTCCGTGGCCGCCGTCGCAGTCGGTGCCGGCCAGTACGTCAACGAAGCCCTCGCCGTCTTTGGCCTGGCCCTGCCGGACGCTCTTTCGCAGCCTCCCGGCGACGGCGGAGTGCTGAACGCGCCGGCGATCCTGATCGTGGTCCTCGCCATGGCGCTGCTGGTCCGGGGCGCCAAGGAAAGCGCCGGGATCAACACGTCCATTGTCCTGATCAAGGTGGGCATCCTGGTCTTCTTCTGCGCCGTGGCCTTCACGGCATTCAACGGCGCACACTTCGAGCCGCTGATGCCGATGGGCGCTGCCGGCGTCTCGGCTGCAGCCTCCCGGGTCTTCTTCTCCTACATCGGCTTCGACGCGGCCTCCACGGCCGGCGAGGAAGCCCGCAATCCCAAACGCGATCTGCCCAGGGCCATCCTGCTCTCGATGCTGATTGTTACAACCATCTACGTGCTCGTCGCCGTCGCAGCGATCGGCGCACGTCCCTGGGGCTGGTTCGATGGCACCGAAGCCGCCCTCGTGAAAATCCTGGAGGAGACCACCGGCCAGCCCTGGGTTGGGCTGGTATTCGCCGTCGGGGCCGTGCTGGCCATCGCCAGCATCGTGCTGACGGTCCTCTACGGTCAGACCCGCATCCTGCTCGCGATGGCAAGGGACGGTATGGTCCCCAGGATCTTCGGCCGTGTCTCGCCCCGAACCGGCACCCCGGTCGCCGGGACCCTGATTGTCGGCGTCGTCGTCGCCCTCACGGCAGGCCTCGTCCCGCTCGGCGCCCTGGCGGACGCCACCAGCATCGGCACGCTTTTCGCTTTCGCCCTGGTCAACGTCGCCGTCATCTACCTGCGGCGCAGCCGGCCGGAACTCAAAAGGAGTTTCCGCGTTCCCCTGTTTCCGCTAACGCCCCTGCTGGGCGCCGCGATGTGCGGCTACCTGATGCTCAACCTTGGCGCCGAGACCTGGGTAGTCTTCGGGCTCTGGATGCTGGTGGGGCTCGCCGTCTACTTCGGCTACAGCCGCAGGAACTCCCGGGTGGCGGCACTCAGCTCCGAGGAATACCGTGAACTATCCGGCGCAGCCCCCGCCGACACCACTTCCGTCCCGAACCGATGAAAGCCAGCCACCTATGACAACCGCCACAGAACTGCCCGCTCCTGGAACCACAACTCCGGACTCCGGAGTCCAGGCTCCCATCACCATGCTGAACCCTGACTTCCCGTTCAGCTACGACCATTACCTGGCCCATCCGGACGGACTGGGCGCCATCCCGGAAGAGCTGTACGGGACCGAAGTGGCAGTAGTGGGCGCCGGCCTTTCCGGGCTGGTGGCGGCCTACGAGCTGATGAAACTGGGCCTCCGGCCCGTCATCTACGAGGCGGACAGGATCGGCGGGCGGCTGCGGACGGCCACCTTCCCCTCGGCCGCCGGCGTCGTGGCCGATCTGGGCGGGATGCGCTTTCCCGTCTCGGGGAAGGCTTTCTACCACTATGTGGAGATGCTCGGGCTGGAAACCCAGGAGTTCCCGAATCCGCTGGCCGCTGTTACCTCCAGCACCGTCATTGAGCTGGCGGGCCAAAAGTACTACGCCAGCACGCCTGCGGACCTGCCGCCGTTCTTCCGCGAAGTCGCCGATGCCTGGAAAGCTGCCGTCAACGACGGCGCCAAGTTCAGCGAGATGCAGGACGCCATCCGCGCCCGGGACACCGCCCGGATCAAGGAACTGTGGAACGCGCTGCTGCCGCTGCTGGACGAACAGACCTTTTACGGATTCATCGCCGGCAGCGAATCGTTCAAGAAGGCCGGCTTCGCGCACCGCGAGGCCTTCGGCCAGGTGGGCTTCGGCACCGGCGGCTGGGACACGGACTTCCCCAACTCCATCCTGGAGATCCTGCGTGTGGTGTACACCGATGCCGACGACGCGCACCGGCTTATTGCCGGCGGAGCGCAACGGCTCCCGGACGCGCTCTGGGAGCATACGCCGTCGGGCATGGTGCACTGGCCCGACGGGACGTCACTGGCATCGCTGCACGCCGGCGCCCCCAGGGGCGCCGTGGACAGGATCGCCCGGGACGGCAGCAGTGATTTCCGGATCCGGGAACGGTGGGGCCGGGAGGCCGCCTATCCCGCTGTTATCAGCACGTGCCAGTCGTGGCTGCTGTCGACGCGGATCCACACCGAGGAAACCTTGTTCCCGGCAGAATTGTGGACTGCAATCGAGCGCTCGCACTACATGCAGTCGTCCAAGACCTTTGTGATGGTCGACAGGCCGTTCTGGAAGGACATTGATCCCGCCACCGGCCGCGAGGTGATGTCCATGACGCTGACGGACCGGCTGAACCGGGCCACCTACCTGCTGGACAACGGGCCGGACAAGCCTGCGGTGATCCTGCTCTCCTACACCTGGAATGACGACGCGCTCAAATGGCTGGCCCTGGACGCGGACCAGAGGACGGAACTGATGCTGCACTCGCTCGCGCAGATCTACCCGGGCGTGGACATTGCCAGCCACATCGTGGGCCAGCCCATCACAGTCTCCTGGGAAGCGGACCCCAACTTCATGGGGGCCTTCAAAGCCAACCTGCCGGGGCACTACCGCTACCAGCAGCGGCTGTTCAGCCACTTTAAGCAGGACCAGCTCCCGGAGCAGCAGCGGGGCATCTTCCTGGCTGGGGACGACGTGTCCTTTACTGCGGGCTGGGCCGAAGGCGCCGTTACCACCGGGCTGAACGCGGCCTGGGGAGTCGTCCGGCACCTCGGCGGGTCATCGGCCGCCGGCAACCCGGGTCCGGGCGATCTGCTGGCGGAATTGGGCCCGATCTCCCTGGACTGAGCTCCCTGGACCGAGCCGTCTGGATGAGGGTCCTTAGCCGTGCATTTCGAGGTGCGCCCGGGCCAGCTCCCGGTAGTGTGCCGCGTTCTGCTGGACGCCGGCGAACTCCTCGTCGCTGAGTTCGCGGCGGACCTTTGCCGGCACCCCGGCGACCAGCGAACGCGGCGGAATGATGGTTCCTTCCAGCACCACAGCGCCGGCTGCGACCAGTGACCCTGCCCCGATGACGGCGCCGTTGAGGATGGTGGCGCTCATGCCGATCAGGCAGTCGTCCTCGACCGTGCAGCCATGGACGACGGCGCTGTGCCCAACGCTGACCCGGGCGCCCACGGTGCAGGGGAAGCCCGGGTCAGCGTGCAGGACCACGTTGTCCTGCAGGTTGCTGCCGGCGCCGACGCTGATTGCGGCGGTGTCTGCCCGAACGGATACGCCATAAAACGCGCTTGAGTTTTCCGCGAGGGTCGCTTTGCCGATCACGGAGGCGCTCGGCGCGATGAAAACGGAGTTATGGACAGCCGGGGTGTCCCCGGCGAAAGCGTAAATGGGAGCCATGCCTCCAGCCTAGGACACGGACCTCCCCAACTGACTCGCAGCAGGGGTCGTTTTGAGCGCCCAAAACGACCCCTGCTGCGAGTCAGTTGGGTCAGGCGGGGGAGCGGAGGACTGTTACGCCTTCGCCGGGGCGTACGACGGCGATCGGCGCCCCGGGTGCCGCCACGCGGCCCAGTTCGCTCACGACGTCGTCCCATTCCGCCGGGGGCAGGCCCGCCAGGGCCTCGACCGCCCACACCGACGGGAACGCCGAGTCGGCAAAGGGCAGTGCGCGGGCCCCTGCGACCGAAGCCTCCAGCCCGTGGGCCCGGGCCGCATGGATGTTCTCCTCGGACCGGTCCACGCCGGTGAAATGGATGC
This genomic window from Arthrobacter sp. EM1 contains:
- a CDS encoding ROK family transcriptional regulator, producing the protein MPPPTRSTRSRTKNPGSQSALRHLNQQRIIECLLAGPSTQAELARQTGLSTATVSNIVKIMQDAGLASTEPITSSGRRALNVRLNSNGAVAVGIDFGRRHLRVVLASLSYHVIAEESVLLPLGHHAEEGIKAAVGLLDRLLADSGVERSAVVGAGVGIPGPIDRRTGTVVQGAILPEWVGINILQRLEEALDLPVFVDNDANLGALSEVTWGPHTGINNLMFLKIGSGIGAGLILNGMPYYGNVGITGEIGHATIHEHGLVCRCGNRGCLETIASTTTMIELLGRGEDKPLTPEDIVRKALARDSATLRVVDDAGLAAGRALGNVANLINPEVIVVGGPLAELGELLLDPIRRGLVRHAVPVVGETTVLTMSSLGGRAEALGATALVFQHAGIRRN
- a CDS encoding nitrilase-related carbon-nitrogen hydrolase, whose amino-acid sequence is MVLLALMQANAAVLDVEANCAAVDAAAGAAAAAGAGLLLTPELFPVGYAPLRLRAEFDPAALPAIRNALAGIARNHSIALVFSLPAVTAAGEWQITSTLVDENGEELLSYAKVHLFGPAENQAFVPARARPRVVDFRGLKISMVICYDVEFPEAVRAAAAAGAELLLVPTALAAGFESVPQLLVRARALENHVTVAYANHSGTEDGCDFLGGSVIAAPDGSLLASAGTAAQLLFAELPAPGRAGHSVDYLGDRRPQTYRSWGS
- a CDS encoding PucR family transcriptional regulator — its product is MATVAADGSERLGFVTLDRFLQQLPPELEVLYDGGNGSERLRWVEPSELADPTPYLLDGEFLLTAGLPFLGGGGQEDFADAYVQRLVAARVCALGFGLEPYFDTVPEAVVLACRRHNLTLVAVPKTVPFAAVGLEFSQLLESDNATTFRQLADTNRQLMRAVLSARPEHELLAALVQQVPVWAALVGSDGRLRARGSARAPGAGTTPAADMATLQPLLARLLAGSGPRVELDSFGTAGSELVFGYPLRSTRDANLGALVLGTGAPLTPAQNSVVSTAVGLLELLVRQRTSGSLAPSQLATALLLHPESLATAGTRQLNGLKDLLAQSISSTRSGQLRVVLGVRPAPAAPDGPAGRAGRAGDSPVRELLEWRRMFDTKLVEITDDGFAAITRLKVDDGVLAGVERLGWRLVVGSATELSGLSNAFRQASSLRGRVEATGTSVRVDEVTWSVEGLLGKEAGTLLATRLLAPVLALEPERRDNLIGILRAWLGANGSWDATAKSTGLHRNSVRRQIGILAELLDLDLNAAQARAELWFALQYVHDPAGMMAADSPDPGVT
- a CDS encoding amino acid permease, with the translated sequence MTVPTLMGERPPATTGRPRLAAQLLRRKPIGQLVSEAETGHGGTRLVRSFGVLQLTMISVGATLGTGILVILGESVPLAGPAIWISFAIAGLAALLSAVSYAEMAGMVPAAGSSYSYTYATMGEGMAWICGWCLVLEYAVSVAAVAVGAGQYVNEALAVFGLALPDALSQPPGDGGVLNAPAILIVVLAMALLVRGAKESAGINTSIVLIKVGILVFFCAVAFTAFNGAHFEPLMPMGAAGVSAAASRVFFSYIGFDAASTAGEEARNPKRDLPRAILLSMLIVTTIYVLVAVAAIGARPWGWFDGTEAALVKILEETTGQPWVGLVFAVGAVLAIASIVLTVLYGQTRILLAMARDGMVPRIFGRVSPRTGTPVAGTLIVGVVVALTAGLVPLGALADATSIGTLFAFALVNVAVIYLRRSRPELKRSFRVPLFPLTPLLGAAMCGYLMLNLGAETWVVFGLWMLVGLAVYFGYSRRNSRVAALSSEEYRELSGAAPADTTSVPNR
- a CDS encoding NAD(P)/FAD-dependent oxidoreductase; its protein translation is MTTATELPAPGTTTPDSGVQAPITMLNPDFPFSYDHYLAHPDGLGAIPEELYGTEVAVVGAGLSGLVAAYELMKLGLRPVIYEADRIGGRLRTATFPSAAGVVADLGGMRFPVSGKAFYHYVEMLGLETQEFPNPLAAVTSSTVIELAGQKYYASTPADLPPFFREVADAWKAAVNDGAKFSEMQDAIRARDTARIKELWNALLPLLDEQTFYGFIAGSESFKKAGFAHREAFGQVGFGTGGWDTDFPNSILEILRVVYTDADDAHRLIAGGAQRLPDALWEHTPSGMVHWPDGTSLASLHAGAPRGAVDRIARDGSSDFRIRERWGREAAYPAVISTCQSWLLSTRIHTEETLFPAELWTAIERSHYMQSSKTFVMVDRPFWKDIDPATGREVMSMTLTDRLNRATYLLDNGPDKPAVILLSYTWNDDALKWLALDADQRTELMLHSLAQIYPGVDIASHIVGQPITVSWEADPNFMGAFKANLPGHYRYQQRLFSHFKQDQLPEQQRGIFLAGDDVSFTAGWAEGAVTTGLNAAWGVVRHLGGSSAAGNPGPGDLLAELGPISLD
- a CDS encoding gamma carbonic anhydrase family protein — encoded protein: MAPIYAFAGDTPAVHNSVFIAPSASVIGKATLAENSSAFYGVSVRADTAAISVGAGSNLQDNVVLHADPGFPCTVGARVSVGHSAVVHGCTVEDDCLIGMSATILNGAVIGAGSLVAAGAVVLEGTIIPPRSLVAGVPAKVRRELSDEEFAGVQQNAAHYRELARAHLEMHG
- a CDS encoding class I SAM-dependent methyltransferase, with the protein product MVFSPQDPLTEFLALLKAESRDGVLGLDCGRGADGLRFVQSGIHFTGVDRSEENIHAARAHGLEASVAGARALPFADSAFPSVWAVEALAGLPPAEWDDVVSELGRVAAPGAPIAVVRPGEGVTVLRSPA